Genomic segment of Microbacterium hydrocarbonoxydans:
CGTCGTCATCGGGCAGCGCAGAGTTCCAGCCCCGGGATCTCGTTCGCAGCATCCCGTTGGTCCCCCGAAACCTCCTGCTCGGATTCCTCGCCGGGTATCGCAAGGTGATCTCTCCGCTGTATGGAGATGTCTGTGCCTATTACCCCTCCTGTTCGGCTTACGCTGTAGGTGCGGTGCAACAGCACGGTGCCGTGCGGGGGGCGCTGCTCTCGGCATGGCGCATCCTTCGTTGCAATCCCTGGAGCCACGGCGGCGTCGATGACGTCCGTCCGCACGAACACTTCCGCTATGACCTGACCGCTCACGGTTTCGTCGTCCCTGCCCGAAAGGATTGATCGGTGGGTCTTGACCTTCTGTTCGCCAGCACCACCCCGTCGCCGGCGCCTGCCTCCGGTGGCTTCGACCTGCTGGGGACCATCCTCTGGCCGCTGAAGTGGCTCGTCGAACTCGTGCTCGTCGCGTGGCACTGGCTGTTCACGGCTGTGGGGCTTCCTGCGGCATCCGGTCTGACCTGGGTGCTGTCGATCGTCGGCCTCGTGATCGTGGTGCGTGCTGCTCTCATTCCGCTCTTCGTGAAGCAGATCAAGAGCCAGCGAAAGATGATGGAAATCGCTCCTGAGCTGCGTAAAGTTCAAGAGAAGTATC
This window contains:
- the yidD gene encoding membrane protein insertion efficiency factor YidD translates to MTALPSSSSGSAEFQPRDLVRSIPLVPRNLLLGFLAGYRKVISPLYGDVCAYYPSCSAYAVGAVQQHGAVRGALLSAWRILRCNPWSHGGVDDVRPHEHFRYDLTAHGFVVPARKD